One Bacteroidales bacterium DNA window includes the following coding sequences:
- a CDS encoding DUF4255 domain-containing protein, with amino-acid sequence MIDQALTFLRDELASYILARTNSNNVEVKLTKLVNETGKYAFGEETIALSVINLEEDRTFKSQLPEYSYVNGQHVKLEPELKFNVHLMVAANFNVYAQAWKAISLVLAFFQSHSSFSSQEYPALSQTIEKITVELTSLTYEQQNQVWAYIGGKYLPSVLYRIRLVVIQDDSISGIGKPITQIETNLKSK; translated from the coding sequence ATGATTGATCAGGCATTGACATTTCTCAGGGACGAACTTGCCTCTTATATATTGGCAAGGACTAACTCCAATAATGTGGAAGTGAAATTGACCAAACTGGTCAATGAAACCGGGAAATATGCCTTTGGAGAGGAAACCATTGCATTGTCAGTAATCAATCTTGAAGAAGACCGGACTTTCAAATCGCAATTACCGGAATATTCTTACGTGAATGGTCAGCATGTAAAGCTCGAGCCAGAACTGAAATTTAATGTACACCTTATGGTGGCCGCCAATTTTAATGTTTATGCTCAAGCCTGGAAGGCCATATCTCTTGTTTTAGCCTTTTTTCAATCCCATAGCTCTTTCTCAAGCCAGGAATACCCGGCTTTGAGCCAGACCATTGAGAAGATAACTGTTGAATTAACATCCCTCACTTACGAACAACAGAACCAGGTATGGGCATACATTGGGGGGAAATACCTTCCATCAGTCCTTTATCGTATCAGGTTGGTAGTGATCCAGGATGATTCCATATCAGGAATTGGTAAACCCATAACTCAAATTGAAACCAATCTCAAAAGTAAATGA
- a CDS encoding phage tail sheath family protein translates to MATYKTPDVYVEEISIFPPSVAEVETAIPAFIGYTEKAIRKTVDDLILEPTKIYSLKEFETYFGLPEEDTIAISVADDTATGGLALAGFTEPDVKYLLYFSVKIFFENGGGQCYIVSVGTYQAVPAIDLNGDNGTAKPTMYGLKDGLDKISLFDEPTMIVIPEAVKLATSAEYQTLVQAVLLQCNTLGDRFGIFDIYEGGVSLDSTALSTNRGYFGNNFLKYGGAYYPFIKTSMNFHLKSDESNVSVTYGGSTANLDTLKSTKTAVFNFVRNELKNHFVVLPPSGAIAGVYASTDSNRGVWKAPANVSLASVVEPVIKLDNARQDVLNVDSDTGKSINAIRAFAGKGTLVWGARTLAGNDNEWRYIPVRRFFNMVEESVKKSTYWAVFEPNDANTWVKVRGMIENYLTQKWREGALAGATPKDAFFVKCGLGVTMTSQDILEGRMNVEIGMAAVRPAEFIILKFSHKLQTS, encoded by the coding sequence ATGGCAACCTACAAAACCCCTGATGTTTATGTGGAAGAGATTTCGATCTTTCCACCTTCCGTTGCTGAAGTTGAAACAGCAATCCCGGCATTTATCGGATACACCGAAAAAGCCATCCGGAAAACCGTGGATGATCTGATCCTCGAACCCACAAAAATATACTCCCTGAAGGAGTTTGAAACCTATTTCGGCTTACCTGAGGAAGACACTATTGCAATTTCAGTAGCAGATGACACTGCTACAGGAGGACTTGCCCTTGCAGGTTTTACGGAACCGGATGTGAAATATTTGTTGTATTTCAGTGTGAAGATATTCTTTGAGAATGGTGGTGGTCAATGTTATATTGTTTCCGTCGGTACCTACCAGGCAGTACCTGCTATAGACCTGAACGGTGACAATGGAACGGCAAAGCCAACCATGTATGGACTTAAAGACGGTCTCGACAAGATTTCCCTATTCGATGAGCCTACCATGATTGTGATTCCTGAAGCTGTTAAACTGGCAACTTCAGCTGAATACCAGACCCTGGTACAGGCTGTACTTTTGCAATGCAATACCCTTGGCGACCGTTTTGGGATCTTCGATATCTATGAGGGCGGTGTGAGTCTTGACAGTACAGCACTTTCCACTAACCGGGGCTATTTTGGCAACAATTTCCTGAAATATGGCGGTGCCTATTACCCCTTCATCAAGACTTCCATGAATTTTCATCTGAAGAGTGATGAGTCGAATGTAAGTGTTACTTATGGAGGTTCTACAGCGAATCTCGACACACTGAAAAGCACTAAGACAGCTGTATTCAATTTTGTAAGAAATGAATTGAAAAATCATTTCGTAGTGCTGCCACCCAGCGGTGCTATTGCGGGTGTTTATGCAAGCACCGACAGCAATCGCGGTGTTTGGAAAGCCCCGGCCAATGTAAGCCTGGCCAGCGTAGTAGAGCCGGTTATCAAACTGGATAATGCCAGGCAGGATGTGCTAAATGTAGATTCGGATACCGGAAAATCCATCAATGCTATCAGGGCATTTGCCGGGAAAGGCACCCTGGTATGGGGTGCACGTACCCTTGCCGGAAATGACAATGAATGGCGCTATATACCCGTCAGAAGATTCTTCAACATGGTGGAGGAATCGGTGAAGAAATCCACCTATTGGGCTGTATTTGAGCCTAATGATGCCAATACCTGGGTGAAAGTAAGGGGAATGATAGAGAACTATCTGACTCAGAAATGGAGGGAAGGTGCCCTGGCAGGAGCTACGCCCAAAGATGCATTCTTTGTTAAATGCGGCCTTGGAGTCACAATGACATCACAGGATATCCTGGAAGGACGCATGAATGTCGAAATCGGGATGGCTGCAGTTAGGCCCGCAGAATTTATCATTCTCAAGTTCTCCCATAAGTTACAGACATCCTGA
- a CDS encoding amino acid permease produces the protein MQRSQLFRRKSVHDLLSHSGDSSGKSGMRRTLTVFDLTAMGIAAIIGAGIFSTIGNAAASGGPAVSLLFVFTAIACGLSAMCYAEFASSIPISGSAYTYAYASFGELIAWIIGWDLIMEYAIGNIAVAISWSGYFTGLVHGLGIHIPEYLCIDYLSASRGYAEAVMSMKNGISFNELNTGIQEAFKAWNTAPAIQGVRLIGDLPALGIVVLISWLVLKGIYETKIAGDLMVLLKIGILMLVIGVGAFYVDPDNWSPFAPNGITGVLKGVSGVFFAYIGFDAISTTAEECRNPRRDLPRSMIYSLAITTVLYVLISLVLTGMVSSSELGVADPLAYAFEKLHLTKLSGIIAFSAVIAMAGVLLVFQVGQPRIWMSMSRDGLLPPIFSRLHPKYKTPFFASIVAGLIVAIPSLFLNLTEVTDLTSIGTLFAFILVSGGILVLNPRGNRNAKGFKIPYFNSRHYLIPLWTVIILALFLTGMLEVSSLVSGFMDSLKQAYLHIPVYIFFLMSIWVTTMAIIRQWSLIPVLGLLTNLYLMSELGVTNWMRFLVWLAIGLVLYFTYGASHSLLNKRHKAGSPELNK, from the coding sequence ATGCAGCGATCCCAACTATTTCGTCGGAAATCGGTTCATGATCTGCTCTCACATTCCGGTGATTCTTCAGGAAAATCGGGCATGAGGCGGACGCTTACTGTGTTCGACCTCACCGCAATGGGAATAGCTGCAATAATTGGTGCAGGGATTTTCAGTACCATTGGAAATGCCGCTGCCAGCGGGGGGCCGGCAGTCTCTCTTTTGTTTGTTTTCACAGCAATCGCCTGCGGACTTTCTGCTATGTGTTATGCTGAATTTGCCTCATCAATCCCAATAAGCGGGAGTGCCTATACATATGCCTATGCCAGCTTTGGAGAACTCATCGCATGGATCATCGGATGGGACCTCATCATGGAATATGCTATTGGTAATATTGCAGTGGCTATTTCCTGGTCAGGATACTTTACCGGGTTAGTGCACGGACTTGGCATTCATATCCCTGAATATCTGTGTATCGATTACCTGAGTGCCTCCAGGGGATACGCTGAAGCAGTTATGTCCATGAAAAATGGGATATCATTCAATGAACTGAATACCGGGATACAGGAAGCCTTCAAAGCATGGAATACTGCACCGGCCATCCAGGGAGTGCGACTCATTGGTGATTTGCCTGCATTGGGAATTGTAGTTCTGATCTCCTGGCTTGTGCTCAAAGGAATCTATGAAACAAAGATAGCCGGTGACCTAATGGTCTTGCTGAAAATTGGGATTTTGATGCTTGTAATCGGGGTAGGCGCTTTTTATGTAGATCCGGATAACTGGTCACCTTTTGCTCCCAATGGCATTACCGGAGTATTGAAAGGAGTTTCTGGTGTTTTCTTTGCTTATATCGGCTTTGATGCTATTTCTACAACGGCTGAAGAATGCCGCAATCCCAGGAGGGATCTGCCCAGGTCGATGATTTATTCCCTTGCAATTACTACCGTTTTGTATGTTCTGATCAGCCTGGTGCTTACAGGGATGGTATCTTCCTCCGAATTGGGAGTGGCCGATCCGCTTGCTTATGCTTTTGAAAAGCTTCACCTTACCAAATTATCGGGCATTATTGCTTTTAGCGCTGTGATTGCCATGGCTGGGGTATTACTGGTTTTCCAGGTAGGACAGCCGAGGATATGGATGAGTATGAGCCGCGACGGACTTCTTCCTCCCATTTTCTCCCGCCTGCACCCCAAATATAAAACCCCTTTCTTTGCTTCTATAGTCGCCGGGTTAATTGTAGCCATCCCTTCACTATTTCTCAATCTCACTGAAGTCACTGATCTTACCAGCATCGGTACACTATTCGCTTTTATTTTGGTTTCTGGCGGGATACTGGTCTTAAATCCCAGGGGAAACAGGAATGCCAAAGGTTTTAAGATACCGTATTTCAACAGCCGTCATTACCTCATCCCTTTATGGACTGTGATCATTCTTGCCCTTTTCCTTACCGGAATGCTGGAAGTTAGCAGTTTGGTTTCTGGTTTTATGGACTCCCTGAAGCAAGCCTATCTTCATATTCCTGTTTATATATTTTTCCTGATGAGCATCTGGGTTACCACCATGGCTATCATAAGACAGTGGTCACTTATCCCTGTCCTGGGTTTACTGACCAACCTTTATTTGATGAGTGAACTGGGTGTAACTAACTGGATGAGATTTTTAGTATGGCTGGCGATTGGGCTTGTGTTGTATTTTACCTATGGTGCCAGTCATAGCCTTTTAAACAAAAGACACAAAGCGGGTTCGCCGGAATTGAATAAATAG
- a CDS encoding LruC domain-containing protein, translating to MKRIHTYIFVSSLLFSLTLLSSRAIADVTLNCESGNRAIEQGNCWGFGATTYSNQNNLVIAGSWSTRSNSLTSTSLTSCWIKTPWMKTGNGNITFQARLDGNGNGVSSKSIVVCYIPYVANASYGEGTAVQFYTYNFPSFNNTTIRDISVPIPAEIQNSSVVYKFRVSFIGQGGNERAYSDNYIFPGTYWSDPSNNCGPMSTVQDMDGDGVADDQDNYPNDAYRAYNSFYPSSSSFGTLAFEDSWPNRADYDLNDMIIGYKFNTVTNGQNNVVEIQGNIITVASGASFKNAFGFQLDGIAPNKITSVTGNSISSNSIFNFNSNGLESLQTYANCIVFDNFYQVMQHPGSGTGINTSKTAPFVDYDTLNVNIVFIDQGVNPPGGTVSVSQLSSNVFNFYLVVNQQRGNEIHLADRIPSSLVNSMLFGAGSDDSNPAAGRYYKTSNNLPWGINIPRDFNYPTEKTPINEAYLHFMDWAGSSGVNYQDWYMNLPGYRNSNNIY from the coding sequence ATGAAACGAATCCATACATACATTTTTGTAAGCAGCTTATTGTTTTCGCTCACGCTATTATCATCAAGAGCAATAGCGGATGTCACGCTGAACTGTGAATCAGGAAACCGGGCCATTGAGCAGGGCAACTGCTGGGGCTTTGGTGCCACCACCTATTCAAACCAGAATAACCTGGTGATTGCAGGCTCATGGTCAACACGGAGTAATTCCCTGACAAGTACCAGCTTGACTTCCTGCTGGATTAAAACACCCTGGATGAAAACAGGCAATGGAAATATCACTTTCCAGGCCCGCCTTGATGGCAATGGTAATGGGGTTTCCTCGAAGTCCATTGTGGTTTGTTATATCCCTTATGTTGCCAATGCATCCTATGGCGAAGGCACTGCTGTACAATTCTACACCTATAATTTCCCTTCCTTTAACAATACAACGATAAGAGATATATCCGTTCCAATCCCTGCTGAAATACAGAACTCCTCCGTTGTATATAAATTCAGGGTAAGCTTCATTGGACAAGGGGGCAATGAAAGAGCTTATTCTGATAATTATATTTTCCCGGGCACCTATTGGTCCGATCCATCCAACAACTGCGGTCCGATGAGCACTGTTCAGGATATGGATGGAGATGGAGTTGCAGACGATCAGGACAATTATCCAAATGATGCCTACAGGGCCTATAACAGCTTTTATCCTTCCTCCAGCTCATTCGGAACCCTGGCTTTTGAAGACAGTTGGCCTAATCGGGCTGATTATGACCTGAATGACATGATTATAGGCTATAAGTTCAATACAGTCACCAATGGGCAGAATAATGTAGTAGAGATACAGGGTAACATCATCACAGTAGCTTCAGGGGCTTCCTTTAAGAATGCTTTTGGTTTCCAGCTTGATGGTATTGCACCAAATAAAATAACCAGCGTCACCGGTAATTCGATCTCTTCAAATTCTATTTTCAATTTCAATTCCAATGGGCTGGAATCGCTCCAGACCTATGCGAATTGTATTGTTTTCGACAACTTCTACCAGGTAATGCAACATCCTGGATCAGGCACAGGAATCAATACCAGTAAAACCGCACCTTTTGTTGATTATGATACTTTAAATGTCAACATTGTTTTCATCGACCAGGGTGTAAATCCACCCGGGGGAACCGTGTCAGTTTCACAATTAAGTTCCAATGTTTTCAATTTTTACCTGGTTGTAAATCAACAACGCGGAAATGAGATCCATCTTGCAGACAGGATTCCTTCGAGCCTAGTGAATTCAATGTTATTCGGAGCGGGGAGTGATGATTCCAATCCCGCAGCAGGCAGATATTACAAAACCAGCAACAACCTTCCATGGGGCATCAACATTCCAAGGGATTTCAATTATCCAACTGAGAAGACTCCCATCAATGAGGCATACCTGCATTTCATGGACTGGGCAGGCAGCTCAGGGGTGAACTACCAGGATTGGTACATGAATCTTCCCGGTTACAGGAACAGCAACAATATTTATTAA
- a CDS encoding TetR/AcrR family transcriptional regulator: MERKEIQEQRIRSYFIEATREMLKGEGLKSINVRAVAERAGYSYATLYNYFKDIKELVFICVKDFQTEAETFAKEKAASSAEGKDRILALTTALIDYFVQYPGIFELFYLERMSTISSKHPTADLIFDFPVELTLEDWKCCVEQKIYSKNEVENRKKALQYLIPGMLLMYLNRMRPESYSEFMKDVKVQIQGILN, translated from the coding sequence ATGGAAAGAAAAGAAATCCAGGAGCAAAGAATTCGTTCCTATTTTATTGAGGCCACCCGTGAAATGTTAAAGGGTGAAGGTCTAAAGAGTATTAATGTCAGGGCAGTCGCTGAAAGAGCAGGCTATTCCTATGCAACTTTGTATAATTACTTCAAGGATATCAAGGAATTGGTATTCATCTGTGTAAAAGATTTCCAGACTGAGGCTGAGACTTTCGCAAAGGAGAAAGCTGCATCATCTGCAGAGGGTAAAGACAGAATTCTGGCGTTGACCACTGCTCTGATCGATTATTTTGTGCAATACCCCGGAATTTTTGAACTGTTTTATCTTGAAAGAATGTCGACGATCAGCAGTAAGCACCCTACAGCAGACTTGATTTTTGACTTCCCAGTAGAGCTTACACTTGAAGATTGGAAGTGTTGTGTTGAGCAAAAAATTTACTCAAAAAATGAAGTTGAAAACAGGAAAAAGGCCTTGCAGTATTTAATTCCCGGGATGTTGCTGATGTATCTTAACCGGATGAGACCGGAATCCTACAGTGAATTCATGAAGGATGTAAAAGTACAGATTCAAGGTATCTTAAATTAA
- a CDS encoding GPW/gp25 family protein: METEAENKIYTSFLGTGWSFPPEFNNELHTVVMTSDEEDIQASLNILLGTAAGERFMNPKYGLDLHSMLFEPMGTTARTLLKDRIRMSILVYEPRINLISLDLDSSAELEGKIILILTYEVRATNSRFNLVYPFYSTDSNELTRTMDPINR; this comes from the coding sequence ATGGAGACAGAAGCAGAAAACAAGATCTATACTTCATTCCTGGGTACCGGCTGGAGTTTCCCGCCGGAATTCAATAATGAATTACATACAGTGGTCATGACTTCCGATGAAGAGGATATACAGGCAAGTCTGAACATCCTGCTAGGGACAGCCGCAGGTGAACGTTTCATGAATCCAAAATATGGGCTGGATCTTCATTCCATGTTATTTGAACCGATGGGGACTACTGCCAGGACTTTACTCAAGGATCGCATCAGGATGTCGATACTGGTTTATGAACCACGCATCAACCTGATTTCCCTGGATCTGGATTCCAGCGCAGAACTTGAAGGGAAAATCATCCTCATACTAACCTATGAAGTAAGGGCTACCAATTCGCGCTTCAACCTGGTTTATCCTTTCTATTCAACCGACAGCAACGAATTGACAAGAACCATGGATCCCATTAACCGATAG
- a CDS encoding phage tail protein has translation MATKTYPLPVFHFTVEWGGTRIGFSEVSGLTQENQAIEYRDGSFPEYSSIKMPGLRKFSNITLKRGIVKSDNEFFNWLNTIKLNTVERRDLVISLLNEEHAPVMVWKVHNAFPVKVEGPQLKASGNEVAIESIELAHEGLVLQND, from the coding sequence ATGGCAACCAAGACCTATCCATTACCTGTTTTTCATTTCACTGTTGAGTGGGGTGGAACCCGAATCGGATTCTCAGAAGTATCAGGCCTGACCCAGGAAAACCAGGCTATAGAATATCGGGATGGATCATTCCCTGAGTATTCTTCTATTAAAATGCCCGGATTAAGGAAATTTTCCAATATAACCCTGAAAAGAGGCATTGTAAAATCAGACAATGAATTTTTTAATTGGCTGAATACCATTAAACTGAATACGGTTGAACGTCGCGACCTTGTTATCAGTCTGCTAAACGAAGAACATGCACCGGTGATGGTATGGAAAGTTCATAACGCTTTCCCCGTTAAGGTAGAAGGCCCGCAGCTGAAGGCATCAGGCAATGAGGTGGCCATCGAGTCGATTGAACTGGCACATGAAGGCCTGGTTTTACAGAATGACTAA
- a CDS encoding PAAR domain-containing protein, with protein MPAAARVTDTTNHGGTITGPGVPTVLIGGKPAAVMGDLHVCSLPPNGHQPTVSPFPVGSATVLINGRPALRTSDACICGAMALIGEPLVIIGG; from the coding sequence ATGCCTGCAGCAGCAAGGGTTACAGATACAACCAACCATGGCGGCACCATTACAGGTCCAGGGGTACCTACCGTTCTTATCGGGGGAAAACCAGCTGCTGTAATGGGAGATCTGCATGTTTGTTCCCTTCCTCCTAACGGGCATCAACCTACTGTAAGCCCCTTCCCGGTTGGAAGCGCAACAGTATTGATCAATGGCAGGCCTGCACTGAGAACTTCAGATGCCTGCATTTGCGGGGCAATGGCACTTATCGGGGAACCACTGGTAATTATCGGAGGTTAA
- a CDS encoding alpha-L-fucosidase, which yields MKSIPLILLICLLLQMEVVSQTEADTYQWPTDSLVRKKLDAWQDMKFGVLISWGLYSQKGILESWGLCPEDEDWIGRNGYADYFGYARDYRETARIFNPHQFQPEKWSENCRKGGVKYMIFVTKHHDGFCMFDSKFTDFKITNPDYPFSAHPRSNIAKEIFSAFRNEGLSVGAYFSKPDWSSNDFWWTYFPPKDRNPNFDITKHPERWNNYIKYTHNQLNELVTDYGKLDILWLDGCWVRPLNTLNERVEEFCRYPYDMDIDMASIASNARKKQAGILVVDRWVPGPYEDYLTPEQKTPDQALSVPWESCITMATDWGWTPNAKYKSAEQLIQLLVNIVAKGGNLLLGIGPDKEGEFDSIVYQRLETIGAWLDLNGEAIYSTRPVEPFKEKDVAYTSRGSDTLYAIYLPELTKPLIPEEIFIRTQMQDQLKVTALHTMKPLKYRKTNGGIFVAIPEKLRLLMSNQPAFVIRICK from the coding sequence ATGAAGTCCATTCCCCTGATTCTCCTTATTTGCCTATTACTTCAGATGGAAGTAGTTTCCCAGACTGAAGCCGACACTTATCAGTGGCCAACAGATTCATTGGTAAGAAAGAAACTTGATGCATGGCAGGATATGAAATTTGGTGTGCTGATATCCTGGGGGTTGTATTCACAAAAAGGGATACTCGAATCATGGGGGTTATGCCCCGAAGATGAAGACTGGATAGGAAGAAACGGCTACGCGGACTATTTCGGGTATGCCCGTGATTACAGGGAAACTGCCAGGATATTCAATCCGCATCAGTTTCAGCCGGAAAAATGGTCAGAAAACTGCAGGAAAGGAGGAGTGAAATACATGATCTTCGTCACCAAGCATCATGATGGGTTCTGTATGTTTGACAGTAAATTCACAGATTTTAAGATAACAAATCCTGATTATCCTTTCTCGGCTCATCCCCGTTCGAATATTGCTAAGGAAATTTTTTCCGCTTTCAGAAATGAGGGCCTTTCGGTGGGTGCATATTTCTCAAAACCAGACTGGAGTTCCAACGATTTCTGGTGGACTTATTTCCCGCCAAAGGACCGAAATCCCAACTTCGATATTACCAAACATCCCGAACGTTGGAATAACTATATTAAGTACACCCACAACCAGCTGAATGAGTTGGTTACTGATTATGGAAAACTCGATATTCTATGGCTGGATGGCTGCTGGGTAAGGCCATTAAATACACTGAATGAACGTGTGGAAGAATTTTGCAGGTATCCTTATGACATGGATATTGATATGGCTTCGATTGCTTCAAATGCCCGTAAAAAACAAGCCGGAATCCTGGTAGTAGATCGATGGGTACCCGGTCCATACGAGGATTATCTCACACCAGAACAAAAGACCCCTGACCAGGCATTGAGTGTTCCATGGGAAAGTTGCATCACCATGGCTACCGACTGGGGATGGACCCCGAATGCAAAGTATAAAAGTGCTGAACAGCTTATCCAGCTGCTGGTGAATATTGTAGCTAAAGGAGGGAACCTTTTGCTGGGTATTGGTCCGGATAAAGAGGGAGAATTCGATTCTATAGTTTATCAACGTCTCGAAACCATAGGAGCCTGGCTCGATCTTAATGGTGAAGCAATCTACTCAACAAGGCCTGTTGAGCCCTTTAAAGAAAAGGACGTAGCTTACACTTCAAGGGGTTCTGATACTTTGTATGCAATCTATCTCCCTGAGTTAACCAAACCCTTGATTCCGGAAGAAATATTCATCAGGACACAAATGCAGGACCAATTGAAAGTAACCGCACTTCATACCATGAAACCACTTAAATACAGAAAAACTAATGGAGGTATCTTTGTAGCAATTCCTGAAAAGCTAAGACTTTTGATGAGTAATCAACCCGCTTTCGTGATAAGAATCTGCAAGTAG
- the vgrG gene encoding type VI secretion system tip protein VgrG has product MPEERTIPVPAEHREFTVKVNGRVIERVNQLLSASVTKMAGKISAARLVYLDGNASAGSFPLSNSDVFIPGKSIEIEAGSQGNIVSLFKGIIIKQSIKIRDHSSPQLIVDCRHKAIKLTVGRKNAYFFDKKDSEVIETIIGNAAIQGTIEDTSVVHKQQVQYYSTDWDFLMTRAQANGKLVYTNDDTIVVKKPVYPGQAVFTLHYGATILEMDAEIDSRYQYRGVKSFSWDAANQELIENEASDPGNQASGNLSAEDLSETVGLDHLRLQQGMLTEAEARAWADAKWYQSAMNRVSGRIKCEGIGNIQPGDTVQLSGVGDRFNGDLLVSGIRQSFDPADGWKTNLQFGNDDSWFGSDDEITAPKAGALLPAVNGLQIGIVVDNEDPEGEFRVRVKMPLVDNAESGTWARVSTLDAGNQRGFFFRPEVGDEVILGFLDDDPRQAIILGMLHSSTYAAPLTGSNENHEKLYQSREGLKLYFNDEKKVIRLETPAGKKFIMDDGEEQLIRLEDENGNKFEMNAQGIKIESAMALELKAATDLKLEGLNLGIKGSASMKAEASGSLELSSSGSMVIKGSIVQIN; this is encoded by the coding sequence ATGCCAGAAGAAAGAACCATACCCGTCCCGGCAGAGCACCGCGAATTCACTGTTAAGGTGAATGGACGTGTCATTGAGAGGGTTAATCAACTTCTTTCTGCCAGTGTCACAAAAATGGCAGGAAAAATCAGTGCTGCCAGGCTGGTTTACCTGGATGGCAATGCATCTGCCGGAAGTTTCCCTCTTAGCAATTCGGATGTTTTTATCCCGGGGAAATCCATTGAGATAGAAGCCGGTAGCCAGGGGAATATCGTATCGTTATTCAAAGGAATTATCATCAAGCAAAGCATCAAAATCAGGGATCATTCTTCTCCTCAACTCATTGTCGATTGCCGGCATAAGGCAATAAAACTGACCGTTGGACGAAAGAATGCCTATTTTTTTGACAAGAAAGACAGTGAAGTAATTGAGACAATTATTGGGAATGCTGCTATACAGGGAACTATTGAGGATACCAGCGTAGTTCATAAACAACAGGTTCAGTATTATTCAACGGATTGGGACTTCCTGATGACGAGGGCACAAGCCAACGGAAAACTTGTGTACACGAATGATGATACTATTGTTGTTAAGAAGCCTGTTTACCCGGGGCAGGCTGTATTTACCCTTCATTATGGTGCCACTATCCTGGAAATGGATGCTGAAATAGATTCAAGGTATCAGTACAGAGGGGTAAAAAGTTTCTCCTGGGATGCTGCAAACCAGGAGCTGATTGAAAATGAGGCCAGTGACCCGGGCAACCAGGCTTCCGGTAATCTAAGTGCTGAAGATTTGTCAGAAACAGTCGGCCTGGATCATCTCCGTCTTCAACAGGGTATGCTTACCGAGGCTGAAGCCAGGGCCTGGGCAGATGCTAAATGGTATCAATCAGCTATGAATCGTGTTTCCGGCCGGATCAAATGTGAAGGTATTGGGAATATACAACCGGGAGATACAGTTCAATTAAGCGGGGTCGGCGACCGGTTCAATGGAGACCTGTTAGTGAGTGGAATACGGCAAAGCTTCGACCCGGCCGATGGCTGGAAGACAAATCTGCAATTTGGAAATGATGATTCCTGGTTTGGTTCAGATGACGAAATCACAGCACCAAAGGCAGGGGCCCTTTTGCCTGCAGTCAATGGCCTTCAGATAGGCATTGTTGTTGACAATGAAGATCCTGAAGGAGAATTCCGGGTGAGGGTTAAAATGCCTTTGGTTGACAATGCTGAAAGCGGCACATGGGCAAGGGTTTCCACTTTGGATGCCGGTAATCAGCGTGGGTTTTTCTTCCGACCGGAAGTGGGAGATGAAGTTATTCTGGGTTTCCTGGATGACGACCCCCGGCAGGCTATTATCCTGGGAATGCTGCATTCCTCAACATATGCAGCACCTCTGACAGGCAGTAATGAAAACCATGAAAAATTATACCAGAGCCGTGAAGGACTGAAACTATATTTCAACGATGAAAAAAAGGTTATTCGTCTGGAAACCCCGGCAGGAAAGAAATTCATTATGGATGACGGGGAAGAACAGTTGATTCGCTTGGAAGATGAAAATGGCAATAAATTCGAAATGAATGCACAGGGCATAAAGATTGAAAGTGCAATGGCCCTGGAATTGAAGGCAGCTACCGATCTGAAACTGGAAGGCTTGAATTTAGGTATCAAAGGCTCTGCTTCGATGAAGGCTGAAGCTTCAGGAAGCCTGGAATTATCGAGTTCCGGAAGTATGGTTATAAAAGGAAGTATTGTTCAAATCAACTAA
- a CDS encoding phage tail protein, whose protein sequence is MAIYYPPVGFHFKVEVLGISPNESDTRFTEVSGLSVEAGMEEVAEGGENRFIQKYPVNPKYSDLILKRGLLVHSEVTDWILRSINDLDIQPKNVDVTLLNDKHEPLVTWHLVNAYPVKWVIGDFNASENAVVVETLQLYYQYFTVDKS, encoded by the coding sequence ATGGCGATCTACTATCCACCGGTTGGTTTTCATTTTAAGGTTGAAGTCCTTGGGATTTCTCCAAATGAAAGTGATACCCGTTTTACCGAGGTAAGCGGATTATCTGTTGAAGCAGGTATGGAAGAGGTGGCTGAAGGAGGAGAGAACAGGTTTATACAGAAGTACCCTGTGAATCCAAAGTATTCCGACCTGATCCTGAAACGTGGATTACTGGTTCATTCGGAAGTTACTGATTGGATTTTACGTTCGATCAATGACCTCGATATTCAGCCCAAAAACGTGGACGTCACACTCCTGAACGACAAGCATGAGCCTTTAGTCACCTGGCATCTTGTAAATGCATACCCTGTGAAATGGGTCATAGGTGATTTTAATGCCTCCGAAAATGCTGTAGTAGTAGAAACCCTCCAATTATATTACCAATATTTCACTGTCGACAAATCCTAA